One window from the genome of Bacillus tianshenii encodes:
- the chrA gene encoding chromate efflux transporter: MNQQPKQKNHLQTLLEILFASTKLGFTSFGGPVAHLAYFKDEYIDRRKWLDDKTYADIIALCQFLPGPASSQVGIAIGMLRGGMLGGLISWIGFTVPSIIVLILFALAYQTFTLEDANFIHSLKVVAAAVVLHALLGMGAKLTPDKTRLAIAGAAATIMLLYPSAWMQIAIIVGAGLLGMKLFRDKADSKVKPFSVNISKRTGIVSLGTLVTMLVVLPVLTKLTDNPLLSIFDTFFRVGSLVFGGGHVVLPMIEREVVPTGWLTPDEFLAGYGMAQAVPGPLFTFASYLGTMMDGVIGAIVATAGIFLPSFLLIIAALPFLNELRKRSAFQGILMGVNASVVGILLAAFYDPVLKSSIFNAEDFALGAVLFGLLYIWKVPAWMIVILGVVGGYVMNVIA; this comes from the coding sequence TTGAATCAACAACCAAAGCAGAAGAATCATTTGCAAACATTACTCGAAATTTTATTTGCTTCTACGAAGTTAGGGTTTACATCATTTGGCGGGCCTGTGGCTCATCTCGCTTATTTTAAGGACGAGTATATTGACCGGCGGAAGTGGCTGGATGATAAGACATATGCGGATATCATTGCGCTGTGTCAGTTCCTGCCCGGGCCTGCGAGCTCACAGGTTGGGATTGCGATCGGCATGCTGAGGGGAGGAATGCTAGGCGGGCTTATCTCATGGATAGGGTTCACGGTTCCTTCGATTATTGTGCTGATTCTATTCGCACTTGCCTATCAAACATTTACACTCGAAGATGCTAATTTTATACATAGCTTGAAAGTGGTCGCGGCGGCGGTCGTGCTGCATGCGCTGCTTGGTATGGGGGCGAAGTTAACGCCGGATAAGACGCGGCTTGCGATTGCGGGAGCTGCGGCGACAATTATGCTGTTGTACCCGTCGGCGTGGATGCAGATTGCGATTATTGTTGGGGCAGGCTTGCTAGGAATGAAGCTGTTTCGGGATAAGGCAGATTCGAAAGTGAAGCCGTTTAGCGTGAATATTTCGAAGCGGACTGGCATTGTGTCGTTGGGAACTTTGGTTACGATGCTTGTTGTGCTCCCTGTTCTAACGAAGCTGACAGACAATCCGCTTCTAAGCATTTTCGATACATTCTTCAGAGTTGGTTCACTCGTATTCGGCGGGGGACATGTTGTGTTGCCGATGATTGAGCGTGAAGTAGTGCCAACAGGCTGGCTGACACCTGATGAATTTCTCGCAGGCTATGGAATGGCGCAGGCGGTTCCTGGTCCGCTGTTCACATTTGCAAGCTACTTAGGAACGATGATGGACGGCGTAATAGGCGCGATTGTCGCAACAGCCGGCATCTTCTTACCGTCATTTCTGCTGATTATTGCAGCATTGCCGTTTTTGAATGAATTACGCAAACGTTCTGCATTCCAAGGCATCTTAATGGGTGTAAATGCAAGTGTCGTTGGCATTCTGCTTGCGGCGTTTTACGACCCCGTCCTGAAGAGCTCCATTTTTAACGCAGAGGACTTTGCCTTAGGCGCCGTATTGTTTGGATTATTGTACATTTGGAAAGTACCTGCATGGATGATTGTGATTTTGGGTGTTGTAGGTGGGTATGTTATGAACGTTATTGCATAA
- a CDS encoding type II toxin-antitoxin system RelE/ParE family toxin produces the protein MDHLIWETLEYEKENGEIPVQTFLNSLPAKQASKVVRDLELLESFGPRWGEPQVKYISDGIYELRTKQGSNIFRTFFFRWLKRKGNQS, from the coding sequence ATGGATCATTTAATCTGGGAAACACTAGAATACGAAAAAGAAAATGGAGAAATCCCTGTTCAAACCTTTTTGAATTCATTGCCTGCGAAACAAGCAAGTAAAGTTGTAAGGGACCTAGAGCTGCTTGAAAGTTTTGGCCCTCGCTGGGGGGAGCCCCAAGTTAAATATATCAGTGACGGCATATATGAGCTTCGTACAAAACAAGGCAGCAATATCTTTCGAACGTTCTTTTTCCGCTGGCTTAAAAGAAAGGGGAATCAATCATGA
- a CDS encoding helix-turn-helix transcriptional regulator: MSFAKRYAQQRSERDPEFQQEWKSSTLERQLAAQLIELRLNLGLTQSQFGELVGMKQSVISRLENGEQNITLNTLQEIIQKAGARVSIDISLSEPPMITTT, encoded by the coding sequence ATGAGTTTTGCCAAGCGCTATGCTCAACAGCGCTCTGAGCGTGATCCTGAATTTCAACAGGAGTGGAAGTCGTCAACACTAGAAAGACAGCTTGCAGCTCAACTTATTGAATTGCGTTTAAACCTCGGCCTGACACAAAGTCAATTCGGTGAGTTAGTGGGAATGAAGCAGAGTGTGATTTCTCGCTTAGAGAACGGAGAACAAAATATTACGCTCAATACCCTGCAGGAGATTATTCAAAAGGCCGGCGCAAGAGTAAGTATAGATATTTCGCTTTCAGAACCACCGATGATAACTACAACTTAA
- a CDS encoding helix-turn-helix transcriptional regulator, giving the protein MLGSKDNGLTNRITVLRAEHKMTQKDLAERAGVSRQTIISIEKGKYTPSLALAFEIAHAFGVTIEEVFQYEKVEG; this is encoded by the coding sequence ATGTTGGGTAGCAAGGATAATGGCTTAACGAATCGGATTACGGTATTGCGGGCTGAACATAAGATGACGCAGAAGGACTTAGCTGAGCGGGCAGGTGTCAGCAGGCAAACGATTATTTCAATTGAAAAAGGAAAGTACACGCCATCGCTTGCGTTGGCCTTTGAAATTGCTCATGCCTTTGGAGTGACGATTGAGGAAGTCTTTCAATATGAGAAAGTGGAGGGATAA
- the fliD gene encoding flagellar filament capping protein FliD, whose product MINFSSVNYVSTYYNMVNRMQRYQPTYSPSFQQPYYQSPQPTNPFRVSNDMQQAVSNVYADAKGLKVNADELRLENSDSPLHTRQATSTDTNALTADVKEGATAKEYSIKVNQLAQAQKNEGTALSGSAQTTMNAGTNTFTLTSGGDSQTLSVDITGTETNEEALNKLSTAINDAGIGVKASVVKDTAAGTVQLALESSATGTDEAFTIADVSGNAVSASGAAQTSQQAQNAKYTLDKYFTKESQSNTISLDEGNVSVTLKDVTSDAETISVAGNTDEIIEAAKSLVTSYNDLKGTQADYGGMLSSAVNRNLDRGLYSYQLEQLGISKSANGELSLDEDKLKENLQEKGYQFDRTINALDSLSDNLYKTSDRISQLPSAAIMNQENAFGFNSYAQAYSSMYQPYSYMSSGMFYDQYF is encoded by the coding sequence GTGATTAATTTTAGCTCGGTGAATTATGTAAGTACTTACTACAATATGGTCAATCGCATGCAACGCTATCAACCTACTTACAGCCCGTCATTTCAACAGCCGTATTACCAATCACCTCAACCGACGAATCCATTTCGAGTTTCGAATGACATGCAGCAAGCTGTTTCGAATGTGTACGCAGATGCAAAGGGCTTAAAGGTCAATGCCGATGAGCTGCGGCTAGAAAACAGTGATTCACCTCTTCATACGCGTCAGGCAACGTCAACGGATACAAACGCACTGACAGCAGATGTGAAGGAAGGGGCAACAGCTAAAGAGTATAGCATCAAAGTCAATCAGCTTGCCCAAGCGCAGAAAAATGAAGGAACAGCGCTGTCAGGAAGTGCGCAAACGACGATGAACGCCGGGACGAATACGTTCACGCTCACCTCTGGCGGGGACTCACAGACATTATCGGTCGATATAACTGGAACAGAGACGAATGAAGAAGCATTGAACAAACTGTCTACAGCCATTAATGATGCAGGTATAGGTGTGAAAGCTTCGGTCGTAAAGGATACAGCAGCTGGAACAGTTCAGCTGGCATTAGAAAGCAGTGCAACAGGAACAGACGAGGCGTTCACAATTGCTGATGTAAGCGGCAATGCGGTTTCTGCAAGCGGAGCGGCCCAGACTTCCCAGCAAGCACAAAATGCAAAATATACGCTTGATAAATATTTTACAAAGGAATCACAAAGTAATACGATTTCGCTTGATGAAGGCAATGTGTCCGTTACATTGAAGGATGTAACGAGTGATGCGGAAACGATTTCAGTCGCAGGGAATACAGATGAAATCATCGAAGCCGCAAAGTCGCTTGTCACAAGCTACAATGATTTGAAGGGCACGCAAGCTGACTATGGCGGAATGCTAAGCTCAGCGGTGAACCGCAATCTTGATAGAGGTCTTTACTCGTATCAATTAGAGCAGCTTGGCATCTCAAAGTCTGCAAACGGTGAATTATCACTTGATGAAGATAAGCTAAAAGAAAACCTGCAAGAAAAAGGCTATCAGTTTGACCGGACGATAAATGCGCTGGATAGTTTGTCAGACAACTTGTATAAAACAAGCGACCGCATTTCACAGCTTCCGTCCGCCGCAATTATGAACCAAGAGAACGCCTTTGGCTTCAACTCCTACGCCCAAGCCTATTCGTCAATGTATCAGCCGTATAGCTACATGTCATCAGGCATGTTTTATGACCAATATTTCTAA
- a CDS encoding nucleotidyltransferase domain-containing protein → MSNNQLRNQILNDLKQIVIETLAEDDVNIYLFGSWARFEEKQSSDIDVAIEPISSVSPSKWIELREKVEESTIPYQVDIVNLNEVSEELRNNVQKEGVLWKDSTNVSFPLKKH, encoded by the coding sequence ATGTCAAATAATCAATTAAGAAACCAAATTCTTAACGATTTAAAACAAATTGTAATTGAAACATTGGCTGAGGACGATGTGAACATTTATCTTTTTGGTTCATGGGCTCGGTTTGAAGAAAAGCAGAGTTCAGATATTGATGTTGCAATTGAGCCGATATCTTCAGTTTCTCCCTCTAAATGGATCGAATTAAGAGAAAAAGTTGAAGAGTCTACTATTCCTTATCAAGTTGACATTGTGAATTTAAATGAAGTAAGTGAAGAACTGAGAAATAACGTACAAAAGGAGGGGGTTTTGTGGAAAGACTCTACCAACGTATCGTTTCCGCTGAAAAAGCATTAA
- a CDS encoding HI0074 family nucleotidyltransferase substrate-binding subunit — MERLYQRIVSAEKALSSFQQLVVLNNPNDVERDASIQRFEFSFEACWKAAKQYLNDIEGIDVPSPKGVIRSLRETSILTAEETIAGLTMVNDRNLTVHTYNEEVAIKIHSHLEEYYQLLVTMIERMKEKISLTTDKD, encoded by the coding sequence GTGGAAAGACTCTACCAACGTATCGTTTCCGCTGAAAAAGCATTAAGCTCTTTTCAGCAACTTGTTGTGCTGAATAATCCAAATGATGTGGAGCGTGATGCTTCCATACAACGGTTCGAATTTTCGTTTGAAGCTTGCTGGAAAGCAGCTAAGCAGTATTTAAATGACATTGAAGGAATTGATGTACCCTCACCTAAGGGAGTAATCCGAAGCTTGCGGGAAACGTCAATCCTTACTGCTGAAGAAACAATAGCAGGATTAACGATGGTAAACGACCGAAACCTAACCGTACACACCTATAATGAGGAAGTAGCCATAAAAATTCATTCTCATCTAGAGGAATACTATCAACTGTTAGTAACGATGATTGAGCGAATGAAAGAAAAAATATCTCTCACGACTGATAAAGACTAA
- a CDS encoding phosphatase PAP2 family protein, whose translation MDIQSRLNRLTKIPAITYVNILIALFAVGGSFYLFISLAEDVLEQEKFIVDQLGADFITSIQSPGLSKAMGWITELGSVTWLVIASLALSAIILYFYKQRIWRFVYFAIAMIGISLLTKVLKVTFSRKRPDILEQFDGTGFSFPSGHSTGPMVFYGFVIYLVSTSELSRGLKYVINGLLALLIITIGFSRIYLGVHYVTDVVAGFSLGLFWLVVCILVLEYTLRRKP comes from the coding sequence ATGGATATCCAATCGAGGCTTAATCGACTAACAAAAATACCAGCGATTACTTACGTAAACATTCTCATCGCTCTCTTTGCGGTGGGAGGCTCATTTTACCTCTTTATTTCGTTGGCGGAGGATGTGCTTGAGCAGGAAAAGTTCATCGTTGACCAGCTTGGGGCAGACTTCATTACATCGATTCAATCACCTGGGCTTTCGAAGGCGATGGGGTGGATTACGGAGCTTGGCTCTGTCACATGGCTTGTGATTGCTTCGCTTGCATTAAGTGCTATTATTCTGTATTTTTACAAACAACGAATTTGGCGGTTTGTTTATTTTGCGATTGCAATGATTGGCATTAGTCTCTTAACAAAAGTCTTGAAGGTTACCTTTTCGCGCAAGCGTCCGGATATTCTCGAGCAATTTGATGGGACGGGATTCAGCTTTCCAAGTGGCCACTCAACAGGCCCGATGGTTTTCTATGGGTTTGTGATTTATTTAGTTTCAACGAGCGAGCTTAGCCGCGGGCTGAAGTATGTGATAAATGGTTTGCTGGCGTTGTTGATTATCACAATTGGATTCAGTCGTATCTACTTAGGCGTGCATTATGTGACAGATGTGGTAGCTGGCTTTTCACTAGGACTTTTCTGGTTAGTCGTTTGTATCCTTGTCTTGGAATACACGTTGAGAAGGAAGCCGTAA
- a CDS encoding GNAT family protein has translation MFVHKINEQLSLKLIDTPDAEAVFGLTERSREDLRTWLPWLDGTTKVEDTEGFIQHCLQGFVERKSLTSVIIFKQEIVGVAGFNLIDWTNKIAYIGYWLGKEYQGKGIMTQVAEALTDYAFGELKMNKVEIRAAEGNRSSRAIPERLNFVQEGRIRQAEWLYNHYVDHVVYGVLKEEWKR, from the coding sequence ATGTTTGTACATAAAATCAATGAACAGCTATCACTTAAGTTAATCGATACGCCTGATGCGGAGGCGGTGTTTGGGCTGACAGAACGTTCGCGGGAAGATTTGCGCACGTGGCTTCCGTGGCTTGATGGCACGACGAAGGTTGAAGATACAGAAGGGTTCATTCAGCATTGCTTGCAAGGATTTGTGGAGAGGAAGAGTCTGACGTCAGTTATAATTTTTAAGCAGGAGATCGTCGGTGTAGCTGGCTTTAACTTAATCGACTGGACAAACAAGATTGCCTATATCGGCTATTGGCTTGGGAAGGAGTATCAAGGAAAAGGGATAATGACGCAAGTTGCGGAGGCGCTGACGGATTATGCGTTTGGAGAACTGAAGATGAATAAAGTTGAAATCCGTGCCGCTGAAGGAAACCGAAGCAGCCGCGCTATCCCTGAAAGACTGAATTTCGTTCAAGAAGGACGAATCAGGCAAGCAGAGTGGCTGTATAATCACTACGTCGACCATGTCGTGTATGGAGTATTGAAAGAAGAATGGAAGAGATGA
- a CDS encoding glycosyl hydrolase family 8, whose protein sequence is MNRMKLAVISIIVLFILGILTKLIYDSFKMDDVQLKKPLEQFIWSEMTFDNGMLKTTFKSTSGEHYSLAESLGLWMEYAVMSDNEPLFQHAYNLLNKYYAGDVGLVHWRVLANGKPTEDVNAFLDDIRIVQALLDASEKWEESKYEKRAKNISKALEKYSTYEDTFVDFYDWKHETKSHQFTTTYFDLWTMRRLNERGWVDEKTIQEMERLAYELSQIDSPLLPTAYDIDSQQFIYKDTVNMSEQVYGAYHLARAGVRTESFYTFIKQEFNTHQKLFGQYEANGAPAAKVESPALYGLTILYALEVQDEELALSLYERMKAFQVQEGTYAGVYMDTKAVDTHIFDNLVPLMAERSLQERGLIR, encoded by the coding sequence ATGAATAGAATGAAATTAGCAGTAATTAGCATTATTGTGTTGTTTATACTAGGAATTTTGACGAAACTGATTTATGATTCTTTTAAGATGGATGACGTACAATTGAAGAAACCACTTGAGCAGTTTATTTGGTCAGAGATGACTTTTGATAATGGAATGCTGAAAACAACGTTCAAATCGACAAGTGGGGAGCATTATTCGTTAGCTGAGTCACTGGGTCTTTGGATGGAATACGCTGTGATGAGTGACAACGAGCCACTCTTTCAGCATGCCTACAATCTGTTAAATAAGTACTATGCAGGTGATGTCGGGCTCGTTCATTGGCGTGTTTTAGCAAATGGAAAGCCAACGGAGGATGTGAATGCTTTCTTGGATGATATTCGGATTGTTCAAGCACTCTTAGATGCATCCGAGAAGTGGGAGGAAAGCAAGTATGAGAAGCGTGCAAAGAACATTTCAAAAGCATTAGAGAAATACAGCACGTATGAAGATACATTTGTTGATTTCTACGACTGGAAGCATGAAACGAAGAGTCATCAATTTACCACAACGTATTTCGACTTGTGGACGATGAGGCGGTTGAATGAACGAGGATGGGTAGATGAGAAGACGATTCAAGAGATGGAGCGGCTTGCTTATGAGCTTTCCCAGATTGATTCCCCGCTTCTGCCGACAGCGTATGATATCGACTCGCAGCAATTTATTTATAAGGATACTGTTAATATGAGTGAGCAAGTCTATGGTGCCTATCATTTGGCTCGTGCTGGTGTGCGAACGGAATCTTTCTATACGTTTATCAAACAGGAATTTAATACACACCAAAAGCTATTTGGACAGTATGAAGCGAATGGTGCTCCTGCGGCGAAGGTGGAGTCACCTGCGTTATACGGGCTGACGATTCTGTATGCATTAGAGGTGCAGGATGAAGAACTTGCGCTTTCATTATATGAACGAATGAAAGCATTTCAAGTACAGGAAGGAACATATGCCGGTGTCTACATGGACACCAAGGCGGTTGATACGCATATCTTTGACAATTTGGTTCCTTTAATGGCAGAGAGGAGCTTGCAGGAACGTGGTCTTATCAGATAA
- a CDS encoding diguanylate cyclase, translating into MVLSDKTKLLLGLVLFIVLNAGMANTFYSYTGQTKVDFFLYSIFLLLMLLGLWKGMIVSLGLSLLVIFVFGSAAFWMQLTGSTPIVPFTQMIIWQGAFLFGSFVSGFSHSQIESIMTKYNYWSKQYHELVTIDPETGFDNEKRFFFYLNEQFKRAQRYEQSFSLLLVRIKNWKEFEKYYGSAEADAILAKLAENLKNITRGSDSHFRVMEDTFALIFPETNADGTEVVINKIIEDNNKGYALKGKNKMITLTLEFGAVTYHSEMNDYMRMFNDAMDEVNRYIS; encoded by the coding sequence GTGGTCTTATCAGATAAAACAAAGCTCTTGCTTGGTTTAGTTCTTTTCATCGTACTGAATGCAGGCATGGCGAATACTTTTTATTCCTACACAGGCCAAACGAAGGTTGATTTCTTTCTATATAGTATTTTCTTGTTACTGATGCTTCTTGGGCTTTGGAAAGGGATGATTGTGAGCCTTGGCTTGAGCCTTCTGGTGATCTTTGTGTTCGGGAGTGCTGCTTTCTGGATGCAGCTTACTGGGAGTACGCCGATTGTGCCGTTTACACAGATGATTATTTGGCAGGGGGCGTTTTTGTTCGGGTCGTTTGTTTCAGGCTTTTCTCATAGCCAAATTGAGTCGATTATGACGAAGTACAATTATTGGTCGAAGCAATATCATGAGCTTGTCACGATTGATCCTGAGACTGGCTTTGATAATGAGAAGCGGTTTTTCTTCTATTTGAATGAGCAATTTAAGCGGGCGCAGCGGTATGAGCAGTCGTTTTCCTTGCTGTTAGTTCGGATTAAAAACTGGAAGGAATTTGAGAAATATTACGGCAGTGCTGAAGCGGATGCTATTCTTGCCAAGCTTGCTGAAAACTTAAAGAACATAACGCGGGGAAGTGATAGTCATTTTCGCGTGATGGAAGATACATTTGCACTCATTTTTCCAGAGACAAATGCAGATGGAACAGAAGTGGTGATCAATAAAATTATTGAAGATAACAACAAAGGCTATGCGCTGAAAGGGAAAAATAAAATGATTACGTTAACGCTGGAATTTGGTGCTGTCACTTATCACAGTGAGATGAATGATTATATGAGGATGTTTAATGATGCGATGGATGAAGTTAATCGCTATATTTCTTAG
- a CDS encoding glycosyltransferase, which yields MANNLFIVSLTIIWVMLLYHMFLMQGGYLHYLRYRNVISKWEENRKTLELPLVSILIPAHNEEMVIERTIKAMLKLKYPREKLEIIVINDNSSDRTGEIIASYEERYPHIKQVVTQPPYAGKGKSTALNQGFQASTGEIIAVYDADNTPESMAIYYLVLAMLNDPKAGAIVGKFRVINAKKNLLTRFINIETICFQWMAQAGRWFWFKITTIPGTNFAIRRSILEELGGWDEQALSEDTELTIRVYNLGYYIRFFPAAITWEQEPENWRVWWKQRTRWARGNQYVVLKFLVKFHQINRKSILFDLIYFFFTYFLFFIGVLLSGGIFVTNLFIDLQLQFGIISMILWLLAYLLYITEVMIALSIEKAEMNGRNFVVVLFMYFTYSQLWLGLVMYALLLEIKRILFKQEIRWYKTERF from the coding sequence ATGGCCAATAACCTATTCATTGTTTCATTAACGATTATTTGGGTAATGCTTCTGTACCATATGTTTCTAATGCAGGGAGGCTATTTGCATTATTTGCGGTACCGGAATGTCATTTCGAAATGGGAAGAGAATCGAAAGACACTTGAATTACCGCTCGTCAGTATCTTAATCCCTGCTCATAATGAAGAAATGGTGATTGAGCGGACGATAAAAGCGATGCTGAAGCTGAAATATCCGCGTGAGAAGCTGGAAATTATCGTGATTAATGACAATTCGTCTGATCGCACAGGTGAAATTATTGCATCCTACGAAGAGCGCTATCCTCACATTAAGCAAGTTGTGACACAGCCGCCTTATGCGGGAAAAGGAAAGTCAACCGCGCTGAATCAAGGGTTTCAAGCCTCAACAGGTGAAATAATTGCCGTATATGATGCTGATAACACACCAGAAAGTATGGCGATTTACTACCTTGTGCTGGCGATGTTAAATGACCCGAAAGCAGGCGCAATTGTTGGAAAGTTCCGCGTGATCAATGCGAAGAAGAACCTTTTAACACGGTTTATTAATATTGAAACGATTTGTTTTCAGTGGATGGCTCAAGCAGGCCGTTGGTTCTGGTTCAAAATTACAACGATCCCTGGTACGAACTTTGCGATTCGCCGTTCAATATTAGAAGAGCTTGGCGGGTGGGATGAGCAAGCTCTTTCCGAAGATACAGAATTAACGATTCGGGTCTACAACCTTGGCTATTATATTCGTTTCTTTCCTGCGGCGATTACGTGGGAACAAGAGCCTGAGAATTGGAGGGTTTGGTGGAAGCAGCGTACAAGGTGGGCGCGCGGCAACCAATATGTTGTGTTGAAGTTTCTAGTGAAGTTTCACCAAATTAACCGAAAGAGTATTCTGTTTGATTTGATCTATTTCTTCTTTACGTATTTTCTTTTCTTTATCGGTGTCTTACTGTCAGGCGGAATCTTTGTGACGAACCTGTTCATTGACCTGCAGCTGCAGTTTGGCATTATTTCAATGATTCTCTGGCTGTTAGCGTATCTCTTGTATATTACTGAAGTCATGATTGCTCTCAGCATTGAAAAAGCCGAAATGAACGGAAGAAACTTTGTTGTCGTGCTGTTTATGTATTTTACGTATTCACAATTGTGGCTTGGCTTAGTGATGTACGCGCTGCTGTTAGAAATAAAGCGGATTCTGTTCAAGCAAGAAATTCGCTGGTATAAGACGGAGCGCTTCTAA